One window of the Caldalkalibacillus thermarum genome contains the following:
- a CDS encoding DUF2249 domain-containing protein has translation MKKNRVVELDVREDLKNKREPFQKIMNVDKTLQEGDQFILHATFKPTPLLTLLKAKGFQHELEQRAADHWVVTFTKKRRKFSLSNLFGGKKTPEKPRVSSPPAQTMVDDEEIAQSVEKDLKREGKVYRLDNRGLEPPKPMMRTLHQLSRMKPGESLIITNERVPIFLFEELQQLGYDYQYEQVDENTVHITITKK, from the coding sequence ATGAAGAAAAACCGGGTCGTTGAACTGGATGTCCGTGAAGATCTGAAGAATAAAAGAGAGCCCTTCCAAAAAATCATGAATGTGGATAAAACTTTGCAAGAAGGGGATCAATTTATCTTACACGCCACCTTCAAACCTACTCCCTTATTAACTTTGCTTAAAGCAAAAGGTTTTCAACATGAGCTTGAACAGCGTGCAGCCGATCACTGGGTTGTCACTTTTACTAAAAAGAGACGTAAATTTTCACTATCCAACCTGTTTGGTGGAAAGAAGACACCGGAGAAACCGCGAGTTTCTTCACCACCAGCTCAGACAATGGTAGATGACGAGGAAATTGCCCAGTCAGTAGAAAAAGACCTGAAACGAGAAGGAAAGGTGTACCGTTTAGATAACCGGGGTTTAGAGCCTCCCAAGCCAATGATGCGTACACTCCACCAACTGTCGCGAATGAAACCTGGAGAATCACTGATTATTACCAACGAACGGGTACCGATATTCCTGTTTGAAGAACTCCAACAACTGGGCTATGACTATCAGTATGAGCAAGTCGACGAAAACACTGTTCATATCACGATTACCAAGAAGTAG
- a CDS encoding 2-oxoacid:acceptor oxidoreductase family protein has product MSILPTTNQLGFYEIRLESIGGLGANLAGKMLAEAGVLGLGINGSHFSTYGSEKKGTPVRSFVRFAEADTEIRDHSPIEEPHVIGIFHEALYKTVDVISGLRPEGIVLVNSSRTFDQVRADLKLSYGTLAIVDALRIAMEEKTKINTAMLGALFRICSFLDPEDMRQVIRQTFETKYPHLVEPNIRTFDRGYHEVRFQTCPAPDGVETETDQRLTTPCGYMTQELGGVITSQPTSVLRDLSPSRQGLLPRFNQQECINCAACDTVCPDFCFVWEEEQDKRGRAQMVLKGIDYQYCKGCLKCVEACPTTALTTMTEEEGYAERHRTPHSFTAVEGSTM; this is encoded by the coding sequence ATGTCAATACTGCCAACGACAAATCAACTAGGATTTTATGAGATTCGACTGGAGTCTATTGGAGGTTTAGGGGCAAACTTAGCTGGCAAAATGCTGGCAGAAGCCGGCGTTCTGGGGTTGGGAATCAATGGTTCCCACTTTTCTACGTATGGATCTGAAAAGAAGGGAACACCTGTCCGCAGCTTCGTGCGTTTTGCTGAAGCAGATACCGAAATACGAGATCACAGTCCCATTGAAGAGCCTCATGTCATCGGGATTTTTCATGAGGCTTTATATAAAACTGTCGATGTGATTAGCGGACTGAGGCCAGAGGGTATTGTACTGGTCAACTCTTCCCGGACCTTTGACCAGGTCAGAGCTGACTTGAAGCTCAGTTACGGCACATTGGCTATTGTTGATGCACTCCGCATCGCCATGGAGGAAAAAACAAAGATCAATACGGCCATGTTGGGTGCCTTGTTCCGTATTTGCAGCTTTTTAGATCCTGAAGATATGCGCCAAGTGATTCGCCAAACATTTGAAACTAAATACCCGCACTTAGTAGAACCTAATATCCGTACCTTTGACAGAGGGTATCATGAAGTTCGTTTTCAAACCTGCCCTGCCCCGGATGGTGTGGAAACAGAAACAGACCAGCGTTTGACCACTCCTTGTGGTTACATGACACAAGAGCTAGGCGGGGTCATCACTTCCCAACCCACCAGTGTGTTGCGGGATTTAAGTCCCTCACGCCAAGGCTTGTTACCTCGTTTCAATCAGCAGGAATGTATCAATTGCGCCGCCTGCGATACCGTTTGTCCAGATTTTTGTTTTGTGTGGGAGGAAGAACAGGACAAACGGGGACGGGCACAGATGGTCTTAAAAGGTATTGATTACCAATATTGCAAAGGGTGTCTTAAATGCGTTGAAGCTTGTCCCACAACCGCATTGACAACCATGACTGAGGAAGAAGGATACGCAGAACGCCACCGTACACCTCATTCATTTACAGCAGTGGAAGGGAGCACGATGTAA
- a CDS encoding DUF2249 domain-containing protein, translating to MSNIVAQIDVRPIPPRDKHPAIFRMFDELDPGKEMELINDHDPKPLFYQFQMERPNQFTWEYLEEGPEVWRVKIGKK from the coding sequence ATGTCTAACATTGTGGCTCAAATCGATGTCAGGCCCATCCCACCCCGGGATAAGCATCCGGCCATTTTCCGCATGTTTGATGAGCTAGACCCTGGAAAAGAAATGGAACTGATCAATGACCATGATCCCAAACCATTATTCTATCAGTTCCAAATGGAGCGCCCCAATCAGTTCACTTGGGAGTACCTGGAAGAGGGACCGGAAGTATGGCGGGTTAAAATAGGAAAAAAATAA
- a CDS encoding thiamine pyrophosphate-dependent enzyme yields MKMTQEKKRMSVAKQISDFKSGNEVAAIAAAQINYHVMGYYPITPSTEIAQYLDQMKLKGEHDIMLIPADGEHGSAGICYGAAVTGARVLNATSANGLLYMLEQLPVQSGTRFPMVINLVTRSVSGPLDIRGDHSDLYYALNTGWIILTARTPQAVYDMNIMALKIAEDVRVRLPIIVAYDGFFTSHQKRRVSYFSEKETVQNFIGKPPSGFPRACDPRHPVTIGAHMHGDDLINNKYQLSVALSNALEVFQEVALEYAHLSGRMYQTLDLYRMDDAEVALFLLNSAAETAKDVADRLREQGIKAGVISPNVIRPFPAEDVRRALKNVKGLVIGERADSYGSHGGNLTHEVKAALQEDRDNRTVVVSRIFGLGGKDFYPHDAEAFFRLAIDASEKGYAEQPFDYYGQVPGNQELKLNPPKKLQRGDDFKSGLIKVTKNEKTGKLSVKIPPLRMLTKKPKRIAPGHGACPGCGIFPGLELFFKGIEGDVVLLFQTGCAYITTAAYPYSAHKQTFIHNLFQNGPATLSGTVEAFFELKRRGEIEVPDDVTFVMVTGDGGMDIGMGSAIGTALRNHNMILLEYDNQGYMNTGSQMSYSTPLGHMTSTTGVGGKQQGKPFHHKDTPQIMAATNIPYVFTGCEAYPQDLVKKAAKAQWYAKHEGLVYGKILITCPLNWKSEERLGQQILKAAVDSCFFPLYEVEQGETTITYDPEAKQARIPLTDWLKMMGKTKHLLREENKAVLKSLEEEVERRWRKLKLKHETPHL; encoded by the coding sequence ATGAAAATGACCCAAGAGAAAAAGAGGATGTCTGTCGCCAAACAGATCAGTGATTTTAAGTCTGGGAATGAAGTAGCCGCCATCGCCGCTGCACAAATCAACTATCATGTGATGGGCTACTATCCTATTACCCCGTCTACTGAAATAGCCCAATACTTGGATCAGATGAAGCTCAAAGGAGAACACGACATCATGCTTATTCCAGCAGATGGTGAACATGGTTCTGCCGGGATATGTTATGGTGCAGCGGTCACCGGCGCACGTGTCCTCAATGCAACCAGCGCCAATGGCTTATTATACATGCTTGAACAGCTTCCTGTTCAGTCAGGGACCCGTTTTCCCATGGTGATTAATCTGGTTACCCGTTCTGTCAGCGGTCCTCTGGACATCCGTGGTGACCACTCTGATTTATACTATGCCTTAAACACGGGGTGGATCATTTTAACAGCCCGTACGCCACAAGCTGTATATGATATGAACATCATGGCCTTGAAAATCGCAGAAGATGTGCGCGTGCGTTTACCCATCATCGTTGCTTACGATGGCTTTTTCACTTCCCATCAAAAACGAAGAGTTTCTTACTTCTCTGAGAAAGAAACGGTGCAAAACTTTATCGGCAAGCCGCCCAGCGGATTTCCCAGGGCCTGTGACCCCAGGCATCCTGTTACGATCGGGGCCCATATGCACGGGGACGACTTAATTAATAACAAGTATCAACTCAGTGTGGCGCTCTCAAACGCACTGGAAGTATTCCAGGAGGTTGCCCTTGAGTATGCCCACTTGTCGGGCCGAATGTACCAAACGCTTGACTTATACCGTATGGATGATGCGGAAGTCGCCCTGTTTCTGTTAAATTCTGCTGCTGAGACAGCTAAAGACGTGGCTGACCGCTTGCGTGAACAGGGAATTAAAGCCGGTGTCATTAGTCCTAATGTGATCCGTCCGTTTCCAGCTGAAGATGTACGCCGGGCACTTAAGAACGTAAAGGGGTTGGTCATTGGTGAACGGGCTGACTCCTATGGTTCCCATGGCGGTAACCTTACCCATGAAGTAAAAGCGGCCCTGCAAGAAGACAGGGACAACCGCACAGTGGTTGTGAGCCGCATCTTTGGACTGGGAGGAAAAGACTTTTATCCCCATGATGCCGAGGCCTTCTTCAGATTGGCCATTGACGCTAGCGAAAAAGGATATGCTGAACAACCCTTTGACTATTATGGACAGGTACCAGGGAATCAAGAGCTGAAGCTCAACCCACCCAAAAAACTTCAGCGCGGGGATGATTTCAAATCAGGCCTGATCAAAGTAACCAAAAACGAAAAAACGGGTAAGCTGTCTGTCAAAATTCCGCCTCTCAGAATGTTGACCAAGAAGCCCAAGCGTATCGCTCCTGGTCACGGGGCCTGTCCAGGATGTGGCATCTTCCCCGGACTGGAACTGTTTTTTAAAGGTATTGAAGGAGATGTTGTCTTGTTATTCCAGACTGGTTGCGCTTACATTACAACGGCTGCGTATCCATATAGCGCACATAAACAAACTTTTATTCATAATCTGTTCCAAAATGGACCTGCCACTTTGTCAGGAACAGTCGAAGCGTTCTTTGAGCTGAAACGGCGTGGTGAAATAGAGGTTCCCGATGACGTCACCTTTGTTATGGTCACCGGCGACGGAGGAATGGACATCGGCATGGGGTCGGCCATTGGGACCGCTTTGCGTAACCACAATATGATCTTGCTGGAATACGATAATCAAGGCTATATGAACACAGGATCACAAATGTCTTATTCCACCCCGCTTGGACACATGACCAGCACCACCGGTGTTGGCGGAAAGCAACAAGGCAAACCATTCCATCATAAAGATACACCTCAAATCATGGCTGCGACCAACATCCCCTATGTATTCACCGGATGCGAAGCCTATCCACAAGATCTGGTGAAAAAAGCAGCCAAAGCTCAGTGGTATGCCAAGCACGAAGGTCTGGTCTATGGCAAGATTCTGATTACGTGTCCGTTAAACTGGAAGTCTGAAGAGCGGCTTGGCCAGCAAATTTTAAAAGCAGCAGTGGACTCCTGCTTCTTCCCGCTCTATGAAGTTGAGCAAGGTGAAACGACGATCACTTATGATCCTGAAGCCAAACAAGCCCGCATTCCCTTGACTGATTGGTTAAAAATGATGGGCAAAACGAAACATTTGTTACGTGAGGAAAACAAAGCTGTGCTAAAATCGCTTGAAGAAGAAGTGGAACGCAGGTGGCGCAAGTTAAAGTTAAAACATGAAACCCCTCATTTGTAA
- the mobB gene encoding molybdopterin-guanine dinucleotide biosynthesis protein B: MTRLIKHLTSHHQLSIFTIKHDHGHFELDREGSDTWAHRQAGARTTLIQSPHGIGLTMPHQKERTLEELLLLARYLGDYDLALVEGFKQADYPKLVLVRHQADFGLLEQLSHIRLAVFWREIDRLHYERQCDRQGIAPLPTGLLSETDKLLNRIETMIR, translated from the coding sequence ATGACCAGATTGATTAAGCACCTTACCAGCCACCACCAGTTGTCAATTTTTACGATTAAGCATGATCATGGCCATTTTGAGCTGGACCGGGAAGGAAGTGACACCTGGGCTCACCGCCAGGCTGGCGCACGGACCACGTTGATTCAATCTCCGCACGGAATAGGGCTGACCATGCCCCACCAGAAGGAACGCACATTGGAAGAGTTACTCCTCTTGGCCCGGTATTTAGGTGATTATGATCTCGCACTTGTGGAAGGGTTTAAACAAGCTGATTATCCAAAACTCGTACTGGTTCGTCACCAGGCGGATTTTGGTTTACTGGAGCAACTGTCTCATATCCGGCTGGCTGTGTTTTGGCGGGAAATCGACAGGTTGCACTATGAGCGTCAGTGTGACCGTCAGGGCATCGCCCCTCTGCCAACGGGGCTGTTATCTGAAACGGACAAATTGCTGAATCGGATAGAAACAATGATACGCTAA